From Lolium perenne isolate Kyuss_39 chromosome 5, Kyuss_2.0, whole genome shotgun sequence, a single genomic window includes:
- the LOC127299128 gene encoding probable inactive purple acid phosphatase 1: protein MRLWVWVVAAAATWIMASCTAAAAHPGGGEQPLSRIAVERATLAVDGAAHVEASPTVLGLNGQDSEWVEVEFFHPNPSADDWIGVFSPANFSAAICEPENKREYPPALCTAPIKYQFAKFKNDGYSKSGKGYLKLQLINQREDFSFALFSGGLLKPKLIAVSNKVAFVNPKAPVYPRLAQGKSWNEMTVTWTSGYDIKEAVPFVEWGEKGGRRFLAPAGTLTFDRNSMCGAPARTVGWRHPGYIHTSYLKDLWPDSMYTYRLGHRLPNGTRIWSKSYNFKASPYPGQDSLQRVVIFGDMGKAEADGSNEYNDFQPGSLNTTNQIIRDLDNVDMVVHIGDICYANGYLSQWDQFTAQIEPIASTVPYMIGSGNHERDWPGTGSFYGNLDSGGECGVPAQTVFYTPAENRAKFWYATDYGMFRFCIAHTEEDWRPGTEQYEFIQHCLSSVDRQKQPWLIFLAHRVLGYSSNSYYAFEGTFEEPMGREALQELWQKYKVDLAFYGHVHNYERTCPVYQSQCVVNASNHYSGPFQATTHVVVGGAGASLSDFTSSKIQWSHFRDFDHGFAKLTAFNHSSLLFEYKKSRDGNVYDHFTISRDYRDVLACSVDNCPRTSLAS, encoded by the exons ATGAGGCTGTGGGTgtgggtggtggcggcggcggccacaTGGATCATGGCTTCTTGCACCGCCGCGGCGGCGCACCCTGGCGGCGGCGAGCAGCCGCTGTCGAGGATAGCCGTCGAGAGGGCGACCCTCGCCGTCGACGGCGCGGCGCATGTCGAGGCGTCCCCTACCGTTCTCGGACTGAACGGCCAGGACAGTGAATGGGTCGAGGTGGAGTTCTTCCATCCCAACCCCTCCGCCGACGACTGGATTGGAGTCTTCTCTCCAGCCAATTTCAG TGCAGCAATCTGCGAGCCCGAGAATAAGAGGGAATACCCTCCGGCGCTATGCACAGCACCCATCAAG TACCAATTTGCAAAATTCAAGAATGATGGATACAGTAAGTCCGGAAAGGGCTACCTGAAGCTCCAGCTCATCAACCAGAGGGAAGACTTCTCATTTGCACTTTTTTCTGGGGGTCTCTTGAAG CCGAAGCTGATTGCCGTCTCGAACAAGGTGGCATTCGTGAATCCAAAGGCACCCGTCTACCCACGTTTGGCGCAGGGGAAGTCTTGGAACGAA ATGACAGTCACTTGGACCAGCGGATACGACATCAAAGAAGCAGTTCCTTTTGTTGAATGGGGTGAAAAGGgaggacgcaggtttcttgctccAGCTGGGACACTGACATTCGACAGAAACAGCATGTGTG GTGCACCGGCGCGAACAGTTGGTTGGCGCCATCCTGGTTACATTCATACTAGTTACTTGAAGGATCTGTGGCCAGACTCAAT GTACACCTACAGGCTTGGCCATAGGTTACCGAATGGTACCCGTATCTGGAGCAAGTCATATAACTTTAAAGCGTCACCTTATCCTGGGCAAGATTCTTTGCAACGGGTTGTTATATTTGGGGACATGGGGAAG gcagaggcagatggttcCAATGAGTACAACGACTTCCAGCCAGGATCACTAAACACTACAAACCAGATCATCAGAGACCTGGACAATGTCGACATGGTGGTCCACATCGGGGACATTTGCTATGCGAATGGCTATTTGTCACAGTGGGATCAGTTCACTGCTCAGATTGAACCGATTGCTTCAACTGTTCCATACATGATTGGCAG CGGTAATCATGAGAGAGACTGGCCTGGAACTGGTTCTTTCTATGGAAATCTGGACTCTGGTGGAGAATGCGGTGTTCCTGCGCAAACTGTGTTCTACACTCCTGCTGAGAACCGTGCGAAGTTTTG GTACGCTACCGATTATGGCATGTTCAGGTTTTGCATTGCCCACACTGAAGAAGATTGGAGGCCAGGGACAGAGCAGTATGAGTTCATCCAGCACTGCCTGTCGTCTGTTGACAGGCAGAAGCAGCCATGGCTCATCTTCCTTGCGCACCGTGTTCTCGGGTACTCATCCAACTCTTACTACGCATTTGAAGGCACGTTTGAGGAACCAATGGGGCGAGAAGCGCTGCAAGAACTCTGGCAGAAGTACAAGGTCGATCTTGCCTTCTACGGTCACGTCCACAATTATGAAAGGACTTGTCCAGTATACCAG AGTCAGTGTGTTGTTAACGCATCGAACCACTATAGCGGCCCATTCCAGGCAACGACACATGTAGTTGTCGGTGGCGCTGGTGCCAGCCTTTCGGACTTCACCAGTTCAAAGATCCAATGGAGTCACTTCAGGGACTTTGACCACGGTTTCGCCAAGCTCACGGCCTTCAATCACTCATCCTTGTTGTTTGAGTACAAGAAGAGCCGTGACGGCAATGTGTATGACCACTTCACGATCTCGCGTGACTACCGAGACGTCCTGGCTTGCTCTGTCGACAACTGCCCAAGGACTTCGCTGGCTTCCTGA